The Gouania willdenowi chromosome 3, fGouWil2.1, whole genome shotgun sequence genome includes a region encoding these proteins:
- the LOC114458128 gene encoding GDP-fucose transporter 1-like, whose protein sequence is MARSPPRRSGILKMAMSGSEETFLVRAGRIFLVVCLYWFVSISLVFLNQQLLGGSQLDAPLFVTFFQCSVSVVLCWILRLWSVVCPGTIDFPSVRFDPKTSREVLPLSVVFVAMITFNNLCLKHVGVAFYTVGRSLSTVFNVLLSYVILRQPTSPRAQLCCGVIIGGFWLGVDQENVSGALSWWGVFYGVLASVCVSLNAIYTKKVLTAVDGNIWKLSYYNNINACVIFVPLLLLSSEPARLAASLPVVAAHLHWWATMVVGGLLGFAIGYVTGLQIKHTSPLTHNVSGTAKACTQTLLAVLSGSAKKSSLWWSSNLLVLGGSSAYTWVRSTEMKERDTHVLQPDKTNLGV, encoded by the exons ATGGCCCGGTCTCCTCCGCGGCGCTCTGGGATCCTGAAGATGGCGATGAGCGGGTCTGAGGAGACGTTCCTGGTCCGAGCTGGGAGGATCTTCCTGGTGGTGTGTCTGTACTGGTTCGTGTCCATTAGCCTGGTGTTCCTGAACCAGCAGCTGCTGGGCGGATCTCAGCTGGACGCGCCGCTCTTCGTCACCTTCTTCCAGTGCTCGGTGTCCGTGGTTCTGTGCTGGATCCTCCGCCTCTGGTCCGTGGTCTGCCCCGGGACCATCGACTTCCCCTCGGTCCGCTTCGACCCCAAGACGTCCCGGGAGGTGCTGCCCCTGTCCGTGGTATTCGTGGCCATGATCACCTTCAACAACCTGTGCCTAAAGCATGTGGGCGTGGCCTTCTACACCGTGGGGCGGTCTCTCAGCACCGTGTTCAACGTGCTGCTGTCCTACGTCATCCTCAGGCAGCCTACGTCACCGCGCGCGCAGCTGTGCTGTGGCGTCATCATCG gtgGGTTCTGGCTGGGTGTGGATCAGGAAAATGTGAGCGGCGCCCTCTCCTGGTGGGGTGTGTTCTACGGCGTGCTAGCTAGCGTGTGCGTGTCCCTGAATGCCATCTACACTAAGAAGGTTCTAACAGCTGTGGACGGAAACATCTGGAAGCTGTCGTACTACAACAACATCAACGCGTGTGTGATCTTTgttcctctgctgctgctgtcgtcTGAGCCGGCCCGCCTGGCCGCCTCCCTTCCGGTGGTTGCCGCCCACCTCCACTGGTGGGCCACCATGGTGGTGGGGGGCTTGCTGGGCTTCGCCATCGGCTACGTGACGGGTCTGCAGATCAAACACACCAGCCCGCTCACGCACAACGTGTCGGGCACGGCTAAGGCGTGCACGCAGACGCTGCTCGCCGTGCTCTCTGGCTCCGCTAAAAAAAGCTCTCTGTGGTGGAGCTCCAACCTATTGGTGCTGGGGGGGTCCTCCGCCTACACCTGGGTCAGGAGCACCGAGATGAAGGAGAGGGACACTCACGTGCTGCAGCCTGACAAGACCAACCTGGGGGTTTAA
- the LOC114458131 gene encoding GDP-fucose transporter 1-like, producing the protein MAMSGSEETFLVRAGRIFLVVCLYWFVSISLVFLNQRLLGGSQLDAPLFVTFFQCSVSVGLCWILRLWSVVCPGTIDFPSVRFEPKTFLEVLPLSVVFVAMITFNNLCLKHLGVAFYTVGRSLSTVFNVLLSYVILRQPTSPRALLCCGVIIGGFLLGVDQENVSGALSWWGVFYGMLASVCVSLNAIYTKKVLTAVDGNIWMLSYYNNVNACVIFVPLLLLSSEPARLAASLPVVAAHLHWWATMFVGGVLGFAIGYVTGLQIKHTSPLTHNVSGTAKACTQTLLAVLSGSTKKSPLWWSSNLLVLGGSSAYTWVRSTEMKERDTHMLQPDKTNLGG; encoded by the exons ATGGCGATGAGCGGGTCTGAGGAGACGTTCCTGGTCCGAGCTGGGAGGATCTTCCTGGTGGTGTGTCTGTACTGGTTCGTGTCCATTAGCCTGGTGTTCCTGAACCAGCGGCTGCTGGGCGGATCTCAGCTGGACGCGCCGCTCTTCGTCACCTTCTTCCAGTGCTCGGTGTCCGTGGGTCTGTGCTGGATCCTCCGCCTCTGGTCCGTGGTCTGCCCCGGGACCATCGACTTCCCCTCGGTCCGCTTCGAACCCAAGACGTTCCTGGAGGTGCTGCCCCTGTCCGTGGTATTCGTGGCCATGATCACCTTCAACAACCTGTGCCTAAAGCATTTGGGCGTGGCCTTCTACACCGTGGGGCGGTCTCTCAGCACCGTTTTCAACGTGCTGCTGTCCTACGTCATCCTCAGGCAGCCTACGTCACCGCGCGCGCTGCTGTGCTGTGGCGTCATCATCG gtgGATTCTTGCTGGGTGTGGATCAGGAAAATGTGAGCGGCGCCCTCTCCTGGTGGGGTGTGTTCTACGGCATGCTAGCTAGCGTGTGCGTGTCCCTGAACGCCATCTACACTAAGAAGGTTCTAACAGCTGTGGACGGAAACATCTGGATGCTGTCGTACTACAACAACGTCAACGCGTGTGTGATCTTTgttcctctgctgctgctgtcgtcTGAGCCGGCCCGCCTGGCCGCCTCCCTTCCGGTGGTCGCCGCCCACCTCCACTGGTGGGCCACCATGTTTGTGGGGGGCGTGCTGGGCTTCGCCATCGGCTACGTGACGGGTCTGCAGATCAAACACACCAGCCCGCTCACGCACAACGTGTCGGGCACGGCTAAGGCGTGCACGCAGACGCTGCTCGCCGTGCTCTCTGGCTCCACTAAAAAAAGCCCTCTGTGGTGGAGCTCCAACCTATTGGTGCTGGGGGGGTCCTCCGCCTACACCTGGGTCAGGAGCACCGAGATGAAGGAGAGGGACACTCACATGCTGCAGCCTGACAAGACCAACCTGGGGGGTTAA
- the apip gene encoding methylthioribulose-1-phosphate dehydratase, producing MSALCGTSDGCQMEGGEAEHQNEREHPSLLIPELCRLFYQLGWVTGTGGGVSLRRGNHIYIAPSGVQKERIQPEDLFVCDMDQRDISVPPAWKRLKKSQCTPLFMNAYTMRGAQAVIHTHSKAAVMVTLLFKGKEFRISHQEMIKGIRRGSSASNYRYDDTLVVPIVENTPEEQDLKERMVLAMEEHPDSCAVLVRRHGVYVWGESWEKAKTMCECYDYLFDVAVQMKALGLDPSASPQDENGYV from the exons ATGTCAGCGCTGTGTGGGACGAGCGATGGCTGCCAAATGGAGGGCGGAGAGGCGGAGCATCAGAATGAG AGGGAGCACCCCAGTCTGCTCATCCCTGAGCTGTGCCGTCTCTTCTATCAGCTGGGCTGGGTGACGGGAACAGGGGGCGGAGTCAGCCTGAGACGAGG aaaccACATTTACATCGCTCCATCAGGAGTACAGAAGGAGAGgatacag CCTGAGgacctgtttgtgtgtgacatGGATCAGAGAGACATCAGCGTTCCTCCAGCGTGGAAACGATTAAAGAAGAGTCAGTGCACACCACTGTTTATGAACGCCTACACCATGAGAG gtgCTCAGGCTGTGATCCACACTCACTCTAAGGCTGCTGTGATGGTAACGCTGCTGTTCAAAGGGAAGGAGTTCAGAATCAGTCATCAGGAGATGATCAAAGGCATCAGGAGAGGAAGCTCTGCCTCCAACTATCG gtACGATGACACCCTGGTGGTCCCCATTGTGGAGAACACTCCTGAGGAGCAGGACCTAAAGGAGCGGATGGTGCTGGCCATGGAGGAACATCCTGACTCGTGTGCTGTGTTGGTTCGACGACACGGAGTCTACGTGTGGGGCGAGTCCTGGGAAAAGGCCAAAACCAT gtgtgagtgctatgactacctGTTTGACGTGGCTGTGCAGATGAAGGCTCTGGGTTTGGATCCTTCAGCGTCTCCGCAGGACGAGAACGGCTACGTTTGA